The following proteins are co-located in the Nomia melanderi isolate GNS246 chromosome 1, iyNomMela1, whole genome shotgun sequence genome:
- the Gos28 gene encoding golgi SNAP receptor complex member Gos28: MANSLDAVDWEDLRRQARHLENEIDAKLVAFSKLGVNTGSKLVNSDEVPLLDEEHVFENMASEIEALLAKLFSINERMSELQPNGAAMLHTMQRHKDILKDYKLEFNKIRNNFAARRDREDLLGSVRKEIDNYKSVSGLNRREMFMKENQHIHNSDRLINDQISIAMETRDHLMTQRQAFKRIQTRLNDISNRFPAVNSLVQRINLRKRRDSLILGLIVGFCTFLMLLYAFH; this comes from the exons ATGGCTAACTCATTAGATGCCGTCGACTGGGAAG ACCTAAGGAGGCAAGCAAGACATTTAGAAAATGAGATTGACGCGAAACTTGTCGCATTCAGCAAGCTTGGTGTTAACACAGGTTCCAAGCTTGTTAACAGCGATGAAGTACCACTTTTAGACGAGGAACATGTTTTTGAAAACATGGCTTCTGAAATAGAAGCGTTGTTAGCTAAA TTGTTCTCTATAAACGAGAGAATGAGTGAGTTACAACCAAATGGTGCTGCAATGCTGCATACTATGCAGCGTCATAAAGATATATTGAAAGATTACAAATTGGAATTCAATaagattagaaataattttgcaGCAAGAAGAGACAGAGAAGATTTACTTGGAAGCGTTCGCAAAGAAATAGa CAACTATAAAAGTGTAAGTGGGCTGAATCGCAGAGAGATGTTCATGAAGGAAAATCAGCATATTCATAA TTCAGATCGATTAATCAATGATCAAATAAGTATAGCAATGGAGACACGGGATCATTTGATGACTCAAAGGCAAGCGTTTAAACGCATACAGACTAGGCTGAACGATATATCGAATCGTTTTCCAGCAGTGAACAGTCTGGTGCAAAGGATAAATTTGCGCAAGAGACGAGACTCCCTTATACTTGGTCTTATTGTTGGCTTTTGCACGTTTCTAATGCTTTTATATGCTTTTCATTAA